DNA from Devosia yakushimensis:
TCCTCTGCTTTGTAGTGCTGCGGCGGCATGTAGTGCTGGAGAATTGTTTTTATAGACCGCTATTCGACACGGCTCGTTTCCTGCGCGGGTCATCGGCGCTGGCGCTGGACAGTATTCTGACCACGGCAGCCGCGCAGATCGATACGATCCTGGTCAGTGCGGTTCTCGGGCTGGAGGCGGCCGGCATCTATCAGGTGGCGGCGCGGATTGCCGGCTATGTGGTGCTGCCTATCCAGGTGCTGGCCGGTGTCTATATGCCAGCCCTGTCGCATCAGCACCACCGTGGGATCAACGACGGCCTGGAGCCGCGCATGCACGGCGAATTCATCGCTATCGGCGTCGTGGCGGCGGCATTCACGGCCTTGGCGATGCCGATCCTAGGGCCGTGGTTGTTTGGCGCCGAGTTTGTCGTGCCCAATGCGATTTGGCTGGTGTTTGGCCTGCTCGTTCTTGCCCGGTTCATCGTTGCGGCATCCGGCATCGTCCTGACGGCCCGGCACGCCGTCTGGTATCGGCTGGCCGGGCAGGGGGCGGGAATGGCAGGCATGGTCCTGGTCATGCCGATTGCCTTGATGACATTGGGCATGGTGGGGGCGCCGCTGGTTTCTCTGGCCGCTACATTGGTGACGCTAACGGTCTATTGGTGGGCGTTGCGGCGGCTCGACCGTCGCGGACCGCTCATCGAGGCAGCCGGGCCATGAAGGGGCTGCACATTGCCCTTTTGTGGCACACATTCGGACACGGCAATTTGGGTGTCGATGCCTTGGCACGGGGCAATGCCAGCGTGATCAGGGCAGCTGCCGCCGCAGTGGGGGTGCCGGTCCGTTTCACATCACTGGGCACCGGGCAGAACCATGCCGTGCCCGATTTTCCAGACGACGTTGCCATTGGCCCGGCACCGCGTTTGAAGCCGCTATTGAGGGGCAAATCCGACTTTATGGACGTGATACGGCGGTCGGACCTGGTATTCGATATCGGGGAGGGCGACAGCTTTACCGATCTCTATGGCGGCCTCCGCTATGGCTTCCTGCTGGGCACCAAACTCGCCGTTTTGGCGGCGCGCCGCCCGTTGATCATTGCGCCGCAAACCATTGGGCCGTTCGACAATCCTGTGCGGCGCTGGCTGGCAGCGGCGGTGTTGCGGCGGGCGGATGCAGTCTATACTCGCGACGGGCTGTCGACGGCGTTCCTGCAGGACAATGGTGTCCTGGCCAATACCGATGAATTCATCGACGTGGCGTTTGCTCTGCCCTTCGAGCGAGCGGGCAGAGTTGGCGGCCAAGTACGAGTCGGGATCAACGTGTCGGGCCTGCTCTATAATGGCGGCTATTCGGGGCGGAACGATCTGGGCATGCGCCTCGACTATGCGGCCTTGATGCATAAGCTGATCGAGTCCCTGCTGGCGCGCCAAGATGTTGAAACGCATCTTATCGTCCATGTGACCGGCAATGGCGGACCCGACGACGACCTGCCCGTCGCGCGGCTTCTGGCGCGGCGCTATCCGGGGCTGGTCCTGGCGCCGGTCTTTGGCACCTCGGTGGAGGCAAAGGGCTATATTTCCGGCATGGATTATGTGGTTGCCGGGCGCATGCATGCTGCCATCGCGGCCTTGTCGGCGGGTGTGCCCGTGATGCCGGTCGCCTATTCGCGCAAGTTCAACGGCCTTTTCGGCACGCTGGACTATCCGCATATGGTGGATGGCAGGGCGACGTCCACCGAGGCCGCCCTTGCTGCCTTGATCGACGGCTTTGAGCGCCGGGCGGAGCTGCAAGACGCGGTCCGGCACGGTCTGGCGATCGCACGAAGGCGGCTCGCGGCCTATCAGGATACCGTTGCCGGGCTGCTCGAGGCCCGCGTCGCGGCCAGGCCGAGCAATAGATAGATGATCGCCATATTGTCGGGAATGGTGAGAACTGTTTGTCCCACCAGGATAGCCACTGCCGTCGCGAGATAGGCCGATTGCAAATTGCGCTCGACGGCGGACAGGGCATTGCCGATGCCTGCGGCCATGGTGGCGATCGCGGCAACAAGCAATCCAAGCAGCAAGGCCAGGCCGATCAGGCCGAAATCGACGGCGGCCGACAGATAGAAATTGTCGATGGTGCGGATATTGTGCCGGCCGATAAGGCCGGCAATATCGGGGGAACGACCGTCGCCATAGCCAGTTAGAGGGCGCTCTTCCAAAGCTCGCAGGCCGTTGGACAGCATTTCGGCGCGGACATTAGTGCTCATCTGTTCGGCCACGGTGTCGCCTCGGATCAGCAAGTCGAGCAGGCCCTGCAGAGGAGCGGCCAGAAGCAGAACCGCCAATCCAAGACCGGCCAAACTGATGAAAAGGCGCTTTGGCGTTGCCTTGCCGCCAAGCAGCGTGAGGAAAGCATAGGTGCCCAATGCGGCGATCAGCACGACTATGCCGGAGCGAGCGCCTGCGATGAGCAAGGCCACCGGAATGCAGCACAGCGCGGCCACCCCGAGCAGCCGCATAATGCCGCGGCCGAAGCGGCACATATGCAGGGCCAGGGGTGCCATGGCGCCTGAATATTGCGCGAAGACAATGGAATGGCTGAAGAGCGAGGCGGCGCGATAGGCGCCATCTCGGTAGAATGCCGTGACCTGGCGGCTTGCACTGACAACGGCCTCGGCGCCGAGCCCGGAAAAATTTATGCCCAGGATATCGGCAAAGGTGCGCTCCACCGACCATTCATAGAGGCCGACAAGCGTGGCCACGACGAGAGCGAGCAACAGCGCGAACGGGATCGTGCGGCGTGTCGTCGGGCGGGGAAGGGCGATCAGCCCGAGCAGCAGGATGGATTCGCCATAGATCACGCTGCGCAGGGTGATCGCGATGGATTCCTGTGGGGTCTGGCCGAAGATGTCGCAGAAGAGGCGCCATAGAATCCAGACGAGATAGAGCAGGAACGCCGGGCGGTGCCGGGAAATGGTGGATGCCACATGAGAGCGTATCCGAACCTCGCTCAGGCTGAAGACGAATATGGCCAGCATTGCCAGGGTCAGCACTGAAAATGGCGAGATGGCGATGCCCAGGGGCGTCGGAAACAGCCAGTATTTCGGCCAGGCGATCAGCAGGAAAACGAGAACCGGGAAGGCGGCATTGTAGGCTCGGATCATGGTTTGCTCATGCCGTGGAATTGCCGCCCTGTCCCGGTTCCCAAAGTCATGACTGATCCGACCATAACCATTGGATGAAGCCGCCCGTGTCATCGGCGGGCAGCGTATAGGCGCCGCCGGGAACACTGACTGCCTGGGGCGCTCCGGCCCGCCATTGACGCAAGGTATGGGCGCCGGCAGGTAGGGAGAGCACAGCCTGATCCTGGCGACGCGTTTCGCTGGCGCCGAAGGTGAGGATGGGCGAGGTTGGCTTGCCGGTTTCCATCTGCGTGCCCCACAGGCAATAGCTGCCCGCCTGCCGGGTCGAATTGCCATTGGCGGTGCAGACATAGCTGGAAAGGCCGCCGGAGGCCGTGTTGGGCACCGCACCGGTCATGCTCAGGCGATACCAGCCGTTACCCTCGGGAGTGAGGGCGTGACTGTGCAGAACCGCGTTGCCGAAGACGCTCGCCGTGCCCACAGTCATCGTCTGCAAGTCGAGCCAGACATTGAGCCCATGGGCAACATTGTCGGAAAACATGAAGCGGACCCATGCGGACCCATCATATTTGAACGACTGGGACCAGGAATAGGTGGTGCCACCCAATGTACTCAGCGAATGGCGGGTGACCCCATCGGTATTCCCGCTGCCCTGGATCGCTCGTTTGCCATGGGCATCGCGGGCAGGGCTGCTGCCCGCCGGCAGATTTGCGAGCGTGGTGCCGGTCAGCAAGATACCGGCGCCGGAATTGCCGGTGTTAAAGACCACTGTGTTGGTGCGCTCCGGCTCAAGGCTCAGCCCGAGGTCTGAAATGGCGGGTTGTCCGGGGCCGGCCGCCTGCCAATGACCGGCGTTTGTCCGCACCAGCCGGTCGGAAGCGCGGGCGAAGGTTAGCGCATCCGTCAGCGGCACATGGCGGCCGCCGGCAATGCTGCGGCCAGAGGCAAAGTCGATGCCGAACCAGGTATCGGATGGCCAGGGTGTCGTTCTGGGCTGGCCCGGGGCCAGACTCAGGGCCAGCATTAGAGGAGCCCCACAATGGCCGTGGCGGTAGTGCCGGTGGCCTTGATGCGGCGCAGCCGCAGGGGCAGCAGCGTGCCGCCGGGCACGCCGGCCAGCGTCACGTCCGCGCCGCTTGCCAATGTAACCGCGAGGTTGCCGGTGGCACCGACATAGATGGCGCGGGTGATCTCTGCGAGATCGGCGCCATCGTTGGGCGCTACGGCAAAGCCGTGCGTGGCAGGGGATTCAAGGCCAATAGCGTGATCGGAGAAGCGGTCGGGCATAAAACGATGTCCTGTTCGGGATGAAGATGCCCAATGCTAGTTGGCGGCTACCGCGCGGGGATTAGTCGAACAAGTCGTGGAGCAGGCTTACTGCAGCTCGGTGTAATAGGTGCCGTATTTGCGCATGTAGGAAGCCCTGGTGCGGTCCTGCTGGTTGATGATGGCGACGATCCCGGTACCCGGCGCCATGGCCTCGGTGAGGCTGGCAAGGGCCTGTTTGGCATCGAGCTGGGAGGTGCTGACCCAACGAGTCACGAAAACGATCGCATCCGCCACCGGGGCAACGTAAAGCGCGTCGACCACCGGCCCCACTGGCGGGGTGTCGAGGATCACCACGTCGAATGTGTGCCGCGCTGCGCGCATCAGGCGGGCAAAGGATTGGCCGGTCAGCAACTGGTCGGTCGGCACGTCGCTGCGATGCGCGCCGACGATGAAGGTGGCGTCTGTCATGGTATCGGCGGAGATGATGCCATTGAGGCCGTCCATTTCATTGCCATCGAGAAATTCCAGCAGGCCATGGGACGGCTCAAGGCCGAGATGCCGGTGCAGACTGGGCTTGCGCAGGTCGCAATCGATCAACAATGTGCGGCTGCCCGACAATGCGTAGGAGCGGGCAAGGGACAGGGCCAATGTGGTCTTGCCTTCGCCAGGTGCGGTCGAGCTGATCATGATCACCCGTCCCTTGTCATCGTCCGCCGCCGGTTTTCCGTTCCGCAGTGTCTGCTGCAGCGTGGCCCGAAGCCGCCGAACGGATTCGGCGAAGACCGAAAGGGGAGCCGCGACCATCAGATTGGCGAGGCTTTCCTTGTCCGCCCGCGCCTTCTGCCGGGGGACGGCGCTGGCGACACGCGTCTTTAGCACTGCACCCAACTGCGCCTCGCTGGTGAAGCCACCGATGAAGTTCTCATACAGAAAGGCCAGAGCAATACCGAGTCCGATGGCAGCAAAGCCTGCCAGTGCCATGATCAGCGGCCGATTGGGAAAGGCGGGAGATTGCGGGGCCAGGGCGGGCGAGACGATGCGGCTGTCGGCGACCTGCAAATCGGCCTGAGTTTCCAGATCC
Protein-coding regions in this window:
- a CDS encoding oligosaccharide flippase family protein, coding for MTRQKLLLALSLLARIATGLVSLLVLARGLGPADYGFIATVLAYSSIAALLTDFGFSVQALRDIGAEPQRAGAIIAACLRVKTILVFGTTLLATAALFLIEIDMPLRLAGLLLYGAMMIMSYGDLTMIALRGVGRYEAEARVTLAGAVLYVAIVAGAALAMPAILPVAVAIAVARLLQTILCFVVLRRHVVLENCFYRPLFDTARFLRGSSALALDSILTTAAAQIDTILVSAVLGLEAAGIYQVAARIAGYVVLPIQVLAGVYMPALSHQHHRGINDGLEPRMHGEFIAIGVVAAAFTALAMPILGPWLFGAEFVVPNAIWLVFGLLVLARFIVAASGIVLTARHAVWYRLAGQGAGMAGMVLVMPIALMTLGMVGAPLVSLAATLVTLTVYWWALRRLDRRGPLIEAAGP
- a CDS encoding O-antigen ligase family protein, coding for MIRAYNAAFPVLVFLLIAWPKYWLFPTPLGIAISPFSVLTLAMLAIFVFSLSEVRIRSHVASTISRHRPAFLLYLVWILWRLFCDIFGQTPQESIAITLRSVIYGESILLLGLIALPRPTTRRTIPFALLLALVVATLVGLYEWSVERTFADILGINFSGLGAEAVVSASRQVTAFYRDGAYRAASLFSHSIVFAQYSGAMAPLALHMCRFGRGIMRLLGVAALCCIPVALLIAGARSGIVVLIAALGTYAFLTLLGGKATPKRLFISLAGLGLAVLLLAAPLQGLLDLLIRGDTVAEQMSTNVRAEMLSNGLRALEERPLTGYGDGRSPDIAGLIGRHNIRTIDNFYLSAAVDFGLIGLALLLGLLVAAIATMAAGIGNALSAVERNLQSAYLATAVAILVGQTVLTIPDNMAIIYLLLGLAATRASSSPATVS
- a CDS encoding phage head spike fiber domain-containing protein, with amino-acid sequence MLALSLAPGQPRTTPWPSDTWFGIDFASGRSIAGGRHVPLTDALTFARASDRLVRTNAGHWQAAGPGQPAISDLGLSLEPERTNTVVFNTGNSGAGILLTGTTLANLPAGSSPARDAHGKRAIQGSGNTDGVTRHSLSTLGGTTYSWSQSFKYDGSAWVRFMFSDNVAHGLNVWLDLQTMTVGTASVFGNAVLHSHALTPEGNGWYRLSMTGAVPNTASGGLSSYVCTANGNSTRQAGSYCLWGTQMETGKPTSPILTFGASETRRQDQAVLSLPAGAHTLRQWRAGAPQAVSVPGGAYTLPADDTGGFIQWLWSDQS
- a CDS encoding polysaccharide pyruvyl transferase family protein is translated as MKGLHIALLWHTFGHGNLGVDALARGNASVIRAAAAAVGVPVRFTSLGTGQNHAVPDFPDDVAIGPAPRLKPLLRGKSDFMDVIRRSDLVFDIGEGDSFTDLYGGLRYGFLLGTKLAVLAARRPLIIAPQTIGPFDNPVRRWLAAAVLRRADAVYTRDGLSTAFLQDNGVLANTDEFIDVAFALPFERAGRVGGQVRVGINVSGLLYNGGYSGRNDLGMRLDYAALMHKLIESLLARQDVETHLIVHVTGNGGPDDDLPVARLLARRYPGLVLAPVFGTSVEAKGYISGMDYVVAGRMHAAIAALSAGVPVMPVAYSRKFNGLFGTLDYPHMVDGRATSTEAALAALIDGFERRAELQDAVRHGLAIARRRLAAYQDTVAGLLEARVAARPSNR
- a CDS encoding spike base protein, RCAP_Rcc01079 family produces the protein MPDRFSDHAIGLESPATHGFAVAPNDGADLAEITRAIYVGATGNLAVTLASGADVTLAGVPGGTLLPLRLRRIKATGTTATAIVGLL